The following coding sequences are from one Humulus lupulus chromosome X, drHumLupu1.1, whole genome shotgun sequence window:
- the LOC133803685 gene encoding E3 ubiquitin-protein ligase PUB23-like: MEEFPPHHFLCPISREVMKEPVTIFSGVTYDRTSIEKWFFTYKKKTCPATMQKASDFTLTPNHTLNRLILSWESPKNNTTSSPSSSSSSSSNGKQEHMVELLSAIDSSPFKVRSLKELSSLLQINGDDAAKSDLIRSNGVQILCRILTQILLSDASDFVTFRACEEAIAVLYQLVTVVVIVSEKEEEKLVFDLLSQPDSMRSMAIMLQRASAETRLHTLSILRNIAKKTDYDWNSDAAVIIHQGTDFFKSLLELVSDQISTKASSAALEVLIEILSKSKKSRLRAIEAGAVCVLVELLPESNRSRCEKMLYLTKLVCECAEGRTALVEHGMGIAAVSKKMLEVSRTATKVAVKVLNLVSCFHGNEKVLEEMVMCGAVKKLVALLHMDGRSSTKEKVVKMFKLHANSWKRYPCFAIHFNEYLGLIVNSNNNTYNSISI, translated from the coding sequence ATGGAAGAGTTTCCACCGCACCATTTCTTGTGCCCAATATCAAGAGAGGTCATGAAGGAGCCTGTCACAATTTTCAGCGGCGTCACCTACGATCGAACCAGCATCGAAAAATGGTTCTTCACTTACAAGAAGAAGACATGTCCAGCCACCATGCAGAAAGCTTCCGATTTCACCCTAACTCCCAATCACACTCTCAACCGCCTCATTCTCTCTTGGGAATCTCCCAAGAACAACACGACGtcgtctccttcttcttcttcttcttcttcttcgaatGGTAAACAAGAACACATGGTTGAGCTTCTCAGCGCCATAGATTCCTCTCCGTTTAAGGTCCGATCTTTGAAAGAATTAAGTTCTCTTCTTCAGATTAATGGCGACGACGCTGCCAAATCGGATTTGATCCGATCCAACGGCGTCCAAATCCTCTGTCGAATTTTGACGCAGATTCTTTTATCGGACGCATCTGATTTCGTTACGTTTCGAGCTTGTGAAGAAGCCATAGCCGTTCTATACCAGTTGGTTACTGTTGTTGTTATTGTATCagaaaaagaagaggagaaaTTAGTGTTTGATTTATTGTCTCAACCAGACTCGATGAGATCCATGGCGATCATGCTCCAAAGAGCAAGCGCCGAGACAAGGCTCCACACTCTCTCGATTCTCCGAAACATCGCGAAGAAGACCGATTACGATTGGAACTCAGACGCCGCGGTAATCATTCATCAAGGAACAGATTTCTTCAAATCTTTGTTGGAGCTCGTCTCTGATCAAATCAGCACCAAGGCGAGCTCAGCAGCGCTAGAGGTTTTGATAGAGATTCTAAGCAAGTCGAAGAAGAGCAGGCTTCGAGCGATCGAGGCCGGCGCGGTGTGTGTCCTCGTCGAGCTTCTGCCGGAGTCGAACCGATCGAGATGCGAGAAAATGCTGTACTTGACGAAGCTAGTGTGCGAATGCGCGGAGGGGAGGACAGCGCTGGTGGAGCATGGGATGGGAATCGCGGCGGTGTCGAAGAAGATGTTGGAGGTGTCGAGGACGGCGACGAAGGTGGCTGTGAAGGTACTGAATTTGGTGAGTTGTTTTCATGGGAATGAGAAGGTGTTGGAGGAGATGGTGATGTGTGGAGCGGTGAAGAAGCTGGTGGCGCTGCTTCATATGGATGGCAGAAGCTCAACCAAAGAAAAGGTTGTGAAGATGTTCAAGTTGCATGCCAATTCATGGAAACGATACCCTTGTTTTGCCATTCACTTCAACGAATATTTGGGCTTAATTGTTAATAGTAATAACAACACTTATAACAGTATTTCCATCTAA